The Vespula vulgaris chromosome 17, iyVesVulg1.1, whole genome shotgun sequence genome includes a window with the following:
- the LOC127070031 gene encoding palmitoyltransferase Hip14 isoform X2 produces the protein MYALQMQTACQGEGNGEPDIPASLHQEPIRPSTQDCSSFDIVRATQYGALDRVTELVEAGADVNQPDAETVTLLHWAAINNYKDIVKYLIAKGAVVDAIGGELVSTPLHWATRQGHLGIVVILMRAGADPTLRDSEGFSCIHLAALFGHTAIVAYLVAKGVNPNTLDKSAMTPLMWSAYKVNSLDPTRLLLTLGASHSLTDNLHGNTALHWAIIAKNNTAISTLVHHGASLDVPNFKHETPMTLLGPHIGAAWLGHKISQEIKEKQGRTRTWCRDKRIRWYCMVSTPFIVFYVIGMILQSGLDYLIKLGAFIMLYVGIYSANHFIFDERLFHILPLSIYLATKMWIYVTWVFWLGIHAAWYLWLLLIGGSVPLWICFLQSWRGDPGVITASHEDKLNTIIELAESGGFEPQWFCSSCLVRRPVRSKHCSTCDRCIARFDHHCPWVNNCIGAHNHKYFLGFLASLLGLCIVILSASVQYWQFECWTNLTNGHSADNYLVAAATCDAWIMWIATNTSLHSLWVGMLLACQCYQIMVLGMTTNERMNAGRYTHFKQGNPFHRGALQNAADFCNFSFCGVKAKPSSDWLHSFDLKQSIEKLPLLAAKENFQYV, from the exons ATGTATGCGCTACAAATGCAAACTGCTTGTCAAGGGGAAGGCAATGGAGAACCTGATATCCCGGCTAGCCTTCATCAAGAACCTATAAGACCCTCTACGCAAGATTGTAGCTCTTTTGATATTGTTAGAGCTACTCAG TATGGTGCGTTGGATCGTGTTACGGAATTAGTAGAAGCCGGAGCAGATGTAAATCAACCTGATGCAGAAACAGTAACATTACTGCATTGGGCagcaataaataattataaagatatagTAAAGTATCTAATTGCTAAAGGAGCTGTTGTAGATGCTATTGGTGGTGAATTAGTTTCAACTCCATTGCATTGGGCAACTAG GCAAGGACATTTAGGTATAGTGGTTATATTGATGAGAGCAGGAGCTGATCCAACTTTAAGAGATTCTGAAGGTTTTTCATGTATTCACTTAGCAGCTCTGTTTGGTCACACAGCTATTGTAGCTTACTTAGTTGCTAAAGGAGTCAATCCAAATACGTTAGATAAAAGTGCCATGACACCTCTTATGTGGAGCGCTTATAAAGTTAATAG TTTAGATCCCACAAGATTGTTATTAACATTAGGTGCATCGCATTCACTAACAGATAATTTACATGGTAATACAGCTTTACATTGGGCTATTATAGCTAAAAATAATACAGCGATATCTACGTTAGTTCATCATGGAGCATCCTTAGATGTTCCAAACTTTAAACATGAGACCCCAATGACATTATTAGGCCCTCATATTGGAGCTGCTTGGTTGGGTCATAAAATAAGtcaagaaattaaagaaaaacaaggacGTACAAGGACATGGTGCAGGGATAAG agAATACGCTGGTATTGCATGGTCAGTACTCCATTTATAGTGTTTTATGTAATAGGAATGATTCTACAAAGTGGATtggattatttaataaaactagGTGCCTTCATAATGCTCTATGTAGGAATATATTCAGCTAatcattttatctttgatGAACGACTATTTCATATCTTGCCATTGTCCATTTATTTGGCTACTAAG ATGTGGATATATGTTACATGGGTATTCTGGTTAGGCATTCATGCAGCTTGGTATTTatggttattattaattgGGGGTTCTGTTCCTCTTTGGATATGCTTCTTACAATCTTGGCGTGGAGATCCAGGAGTAATTACAGCAAGTCacgaagataaattaaat ACAATAATAGAATTAGCCGAATCAGGTGGTTTTGAACCGCAATGGTTTTGCAGCAGTTGTTTAGTTAGAAGACCTGTGCGATCAAAGCATTGTTCTACATGTGATAGATGTATTGCAAGATTTGATCATCATTGTCCTTGGGTTAATAACTGTAttg GAGCACacaatcataaatattttctaggCTTTTTAGCATCGTTATTAGGTCTGTGCATTGTTATTTTATCTGCTAGCGTGCAATATTGGCAGTTTGAATGTTGGACTAATTTGACAAATGGTCATAGCGCAGATAATTATTTAGTAGCTGCTGCTACCTGCGATGCTTGGATTATGTGGATTGCAACAAATACCTCTCTTCATTCACTTTGGGTTGGGATGTTGTTAGCTTGTCAATGTTATCAG ATCATGGTACTTGGAATGACTacaaatgaaagaatgaatgcTGGACGTTATACACATTTCAAACAAGGCAATCCATTCCATCGTGGTGCGCTACAAAATGCTGCtgatttttgtaattttagtTTTTGTGGAGTAAAGGCGAAACCAAGTTCTGATTGGTTACACAGTTTTGACCTTAAACAGAGCATTGAAAAATTACCTTTACTTGctgcgaaagaaaattttcaatatgttTAA
- the LOC127070031 gene encoding palmitoyltransferase Hip14 isoform X1 — translation MYALQMQTACQGEGNGEPDIPASLHQEPIRPSTQDCSSFDIVRATQYGALDRVTELVEAGADVNQPDAETVTLLHWAAINNYKDIVKYLIAKGAVVDAIGGELVSTPLHWATRQGHLGIVVILMRAGADPTLRDSEGFSCIHLAALFGHTAIVAYLVAKGVNPNTLDKSAMTPLMWSAYKVNSFSFYSLDPTRLLLTLGASHSLTDNLHGNTALHWAIIAKNNTAISTLVHHGASLDVPNFKHETPMTLLGPHIGAAWLGHKISQEIKEKQGRTRTWCRDKRIRWYCMVSTPFIVFYVIGMILQSGLDYLIKLGAFIMLYVGIYSANHFIFDERLFHILPLSIYLATKMWIYVTWVFWLGIHAAWYLWLLLIGGSVPLWICFLQSWRGDPGVITASHEDKLNTIIELAESGGFEPQWFCSSCLVRRPVRSKHCSTCDRCIARFDHHCPWVNNCIGAHNHKYFLGFLASLLGLCIVILSASVQYWQFECWTNLTNGHSADNYLVAAATCDAWIMWIATNTSLHSLWVGMLLACQCYQIMVLGMTTNERMNAGRYTHFKQGNPFHRGALQNAADFCNFSFCGVKAKPSSDWLHSFDLKQSIEKLPLLAAKENFQYV, via the exons ATGTATGCGCTACAAATGCAAACTGCTTGTCAAGGGGAAGGCAATGGAGAACCTGATATCCCGGCTAGCCTTCATCAAGAACCTATAAGACCCTCTACGCAAGATTGTAGCTCTTTTGATATTGTTAGAGCTACTCAG TATGGTGCGTTGGATCGTGTTACGGAATTAGTAGAAGCCGGAGCAGATGTAAATCAACCTGATGCAGAAACAGTAACATTACTGCATTGGGCagcaataaataattataaagatatagTAAAGTATCTAATTGCTAAAGGAGCTGTTGTAGATGCTATTGGTGGTGAATTAGTTTCAACTCCATTGCATTGGGCAACTAG GCAAGGACATTTAGGTATAGTGGTTATATTGATGAGAGCAGGAGCTGATCCAACTTTAAGAGATTCTGAAGGTTTTTCATGTATTCACTTAGCAGCTCTGTTTGGTCACACAGCTATTGTAGCTTACTTAGTTGCTAAAGGAGTCAATCCAAATACGTTAGATAAAAGTGCCATGACACCTCTTATGTGGAGCGCTTATAAAGTTAATAG tttttcattttacagTTTAGATCCCACAAGATTGTTATTAACATTAGGTGCATCGCATTCACTAACAGATAATTTACATGGTAATACAGCTTTACATTGGGCTATTATAGCTAAAAATAATACAGCGATATCTACGTTAGTTCATCATGGAGCATCCTTAGATGTTCCAAACTTTAAACATGAGACCCCAATGACATTATTAGGCCCTCATATTGGAGCTGCTTGGTTGGGTCATAAAATAAGtcaagaaattaaagaaaaacaaggacGTACAAGGACATGGTGCAGGGATAAG agAATACGCTGGTATTGCATGGTCAGTACTCCATTTATAGTGTTTTATGTAATAGGAATGATTCTACAAAGTGGATtggattatttaataaaactagGTGCCTTCATAATGCTCTATGTAGGAATATATTCAGCTAatcattttatctttgatGAACGACTATTTCATATCTTGCCATTGTCCATTTATTTGGCTACTAAG ATGTGGATATATGTTACATGGGTATTCTGGTTAGGCATTCATGCAGCTTGGTATTTatggttattattaattgGGGGTTCTGTTCCTCTTTGGATATGCTTCTTACAATCTTGGCGTGGAGATCCAGGAGTAATTACAGCAAGTCacgaagataaattaaat ACAATAATAGAATTAGCCGAATCAGGTGGTTTTGAACCGCAATGGTTTTGCAGCAGTTGTTTAGTTAGAAGACCTGTGCGATCAAAGCATTGTTCTACATGTGATAGATGTATTGCAAGATTTGATCATCATTGTCCTTGGGTTAATAACTGTAttg GAGCACacaatcataaatattttctaggCTTTTTAGCATCGTTATTAGGTCTGTGCATTGTTATTTTATCTGCTAGCGTGCAATATTGGCAGTTTGAATGTTGGACTAATTTGACAAATGGTCATAGCGCAGATAATTATTTAGTAGCTGCTGCTACCTGCGATGCTTGGATTATGTGGATTGCAACAAATACCTCTCTTCATTCACTTTGGGTTGGGATGTTGTTAGCTTGTCAATGTTATCAG ATCATGGTACTTGGAATGACTacaaatgaaagaatgaatgcTGGACGTTATACACATTTCAAACAAGGCAATCCATTCCATCGTGGTGCGCTACAAAATGCTGCtgatttttgtaattttagtTTTTGTGGAGTAAAGGCGAAACCAAGTTCTGATTGGTTACACAGTTTTGACCTTAAACAGAGCATTGAAAAATTACCTTTACTTGctgcgaaagaaaattttcaatatgttTAA
- the LOC127070031 gene encoding palmitoyltransferase Hip14 isoform X3 yields MYALQMQTACQGEGNGEPDIPASLHQEPIRPSTQDCSSFDIVRATQYGALDRVTELVEAGADVNQPDAETVTLLHWAAINNYKDIVKYLIAKGAVVDAIGGELVSTPLHWATRQGHLGIVVILMRAGADPTLRDSEGFSCIHLAALFGHTAIVAYLVAKGVNPNTLDKSAMTPLMWSAYKVNSFSFYSLDPTRLLLTLGASHSLTDNLHGNTALHWAIIAKNNTAISTLVHHGASLDVPNFKHETPMTLLGPHIGAAWLGHKISQEIKEKQGRTRTWCRDKRIRWYCMVSTPFIVFYVIGMILQSGLDYLIKLGAFIMLYVGIYSANHFIFDERLFHILPLSIYLATKMWIYVTWVFWLGIHAAWYLWLLLIGGSVPLWICFLQSWRGDPGVITASHEDKLNTIIELAESGGFEPQWFCSSCLVRRPVRSKHCSTCDRCIARFDHHCPWVNNCIGAHNHKYFLGFLASLLDNYLVAAATCDAWIMWIATNTSLHSLWVGMLLACQCYQIMVLGMTTNERMNAGRYTHFKQGNPFHRGALQNAADFCNFSFCGVKAKPSSDWLHSFDLKQSIEKLPLLAAKENFQYV; encoded by the exons ATGTATGCGCTACAAATGCAAACTGCTTGTCAAGGGGAAGGCAATGGAGAACCTGATATCCCGGCTAGCCTTCATCAAGAACCTATAAGACCCTCTACGCAAGATTGTAGCTCTTTTGATATTGTTAGAGCTACTCAG TATGGTGCGTTGGATCGTGTTACGGAATTAGTAGAAGCCGGAGCAGATGTAAATCAACCTGATGCAGAAACAGTAACATTACTGCATTGGGCagcaataaataattataaagatatagTAAAGTATCTAATTGCTAAAGGAGCTGTTGTAGATGCTATTGGTGGTGAATTAGTTTCAACTCCATTGCATTGGGCAACTAG GCAAGGACATTTAGGTATAGTGGTTATATTGATGAGAGCAGGAGCTGATCCAACTTTAAGAGATTCTGAAGGTTTTTCATGTATTCACTTAGCAGCTCTGTTTGGTCACACAGCTATTGTAGCTTACTTAGTTGCTAAAGGAGTCAATCCAAATACGTTAGATAAAAGTGCCATGACACCTCTTATGTGGAGCGCTTATAAAGTTAATAG tttttcattttacagTTTAGATCCCACAAGATTGTTATTAACATTAGGTGCATCGCATTCACTAACAGATAATTTACATGGTAATACAGCTTTACATTGGGCTATTATAGCTAAAAATAATACAGCGATATCTACGTTAGTTCATCATGGAGCATCCTTAGATGTTCCAAACTTTAAACATGAGACCCCAATGACATTATTAGGCCCTCATATTGGAGCTGCTTGGTTGGGTCATAAAATAAGtcaagaaattaaagaaaaacaaggacGTACAAGGACATGGTGCAGGGATAAG agAATACGCTGGTATTGCATGGTCAGTACTCCATTTATAGTGTTTTATGTAATAGGAATGATTCTACAAAGTGGATtggattatttaataaaactagGTGCCTTCATAATGCTCTATGTAGGAATATATTCAGCTAatcattttatctttgatGAACGACTATTTCATATCTTGCCATTGTCCATTTATTTGGCTACTAAG ATGTGGATATATGTTACATGGGTATTCTGGTTAGGCATTCATGCAGCTTGGTATTTatggttattattaattgGGGGTTCTGTTCCTCTTTGGATATGCTTCTTACAATCTTGGCGTGGAGATCCAGGAGTAATTACAGCAAGTCacgaagataaattaaat ACAATAATAGAATTAGCCGAATCAGGTGGTTTTGAACCGCAATGGTTTTGCAGCAGTTGTTTAGTTAGAAGACCTGTGCGATCAAAGCATTGTTCTACATGTGATAGATGTATTGCAAGATTTGATCATCATTGTCCTTGGGTTAATAACTGTAttg GAGCACacaatcataaatattttctaggCTTTTTAGCATCGTTATTAG ATAATTATTTAGTAGCTGCTGCTACCTGCGATGCTTGGATTATGTGGATTGCAACAAATACCTCTCTTCATTCACTTTGGGTTGGGATGTTGTTAGCTTGTCAATGTTATCAG ATCATGGTACTTGGAATGACTacaaatgaaagaatgaatgcTGGACGTTATACACATTTCAAACAAGGCAATCCATTCCATCGTGGTGCGCTACAAAATGCTGCtgatttttgtaattttagtTTTTGTGGAGTAAAGGCGAAACCAAGTTCTGATTGGTTACACAGTTTTGACCTTAAACAGAGCATTGAAAAATTACCTTTACTTGctgcgaaagaaaattttcaatatgttTAA